The following is a genomic window from Candidatus Methylomirabilota bacterium.
GGCGCCCGCGTCAGCCTGCTCGATATCGCGGCCCGGCTGGAGACGCTGCTGGGGCGGCGGCTCGAGCGGCGCCACGGTCCGGCGCGGCCGGGTGACGTCCGCCACACCCTGGCCGATATCGACAAGGCCAAACGGATGCTTGGCTACATGCCGGTCGTGGGCTTCGACGAAGGCTTCCGCCGGACGCTCGAGTACTTCCGGGCACCTTCACGGTGATGCGATCGCCGCTGTCCCTCGCGCTGGTCGGCCTGGGGCTCACCCTCGCCATCGTCGGGGCCGCCGCCCCCACCGACCTCACCGTCCAGGTGACGACCGAGCCCCCCGGGCTCGATCTGACGGCGACGCCGGCGTCGGCCACCGCCGCCGTCGTCCACTACAACGTCCAGGAGTGCCTGGTGAAGGTCGATCGCCACGGCAAGCTCGTGCCCTGGCTGGCCGAGCGATGGCACACCGCCGACGGCCGCGTGTACACCTTCTTCCTCAAGCGGGGGGTCAAGTTCCACAACGGGCGCGAGCTCAAGGCCGCCGACGTCAAGTTCGCCATCGAGCGGGCGAGGAACCCCGAGACCAGGCACCCCCATCGGGAGCATTACGCGAGCATCCAGGAGATCACCGTCAAGGACGACGCCACCATCACGTTCATCCTGACGCAGCCCAACCCCGACTTCCTCCTCAACCTGGCCCGACAGGGCTCCGTCATCTATCCGCGGGAGGCGGTAGAGACGCTCAAGAGCGCGCCCGTGGGGACGGGCCCGTACGTCCTGGCCGAGTGGGTGAGGGGCGACCGCATCGTCTTCCGGCGCAACCCGGACTATCACGTCGCCGGGTTGCCCCGAATCGAGCGCGTGACCTGGCGCTTCATCGCCGATCCCAACGCGGCGCTGGCCGGCCTCAAGGCCGGGGACATCGATGCCTCGCTGTTCGGGCTGGGGCCCGAGCACGTCACCGGCCTCAGGAAGGATGGGCGCTTCACCGTGATCGTGGGCGACACCACCAACGACGTGATCATGGCCATGAACAACCTGCGCAAGCCCTACACGGATGCGCGGGTGCGTCGGGCGATCACGCACGCCATCGACAAGCGCGAGGTGCTCGAGGGGGCCATGTTCGGGATGGGCAAGATCCTCGGCAGCAACGTCGACCCGCTGAACCCCTACTACGTCGACCTGGCGGGGGCGTTGCCCTACGATCAGGCCAAAGCCCGGAAGCTTC
Proteins encoded in this region:
- a CDS encoding ABC transporter substrate-binding protein translates to MRSPLSLALVGLGLTLAIVGAAAPTDLTVQVTTEPPGLDLTATPASATAAVVHYNVQECLVKVDRHGKLVPWLAERWHTADGRVYTFFLKRGVKFHNGRELKAADVKFAIERARNPETRHPHREHYASIQEITVKDDATITFILTQPNPDFLLNLARQGSVIYPREAVETLKSAPVGTGPYVLAEWVRGDRIVFRRNPDYHVAGLPRIERVTWRFIADPNAALAGLKAGDIDASLFGLGPEHVTGLRKDGRFTVIVGDTTNDVIMAMNNLRKPYTDARVRRAITHAIDKREVLEGAMFGMGKILGSNVDPLNPYYVDLAGALPYDQAKARKLLAEAGYPNGFEAVLKVSPQYPYTVRTGEIIAHQLSRVGVRVRIEQIEWGQWLARVYCRPPCTTPEYDLTIIGHAESWDLGNYANPKYYFRYDSPELQELYRKSQATVDDKARRALYVQMQRRLVEDAPVVFLYMHPRLAVARKGLQGLWQDLPALSGDLSEVSWAPTK